The nucleotide window CGGGGGTCGGCAGCAGAGCGGGGCCGTGCGGCGTCGCTACGGCGTTCTCAAGCTCTCGCCGCGTTGCTCGTAATCCAGCTTGATGTCCGGGTTGGCCAGCAGGTGCACCCGGAACTGGAAGCTGAAATTGCCGTTCTGCGCCTTCACGAAGTCGAAGTTCGCCTGCCAGTCGTGGAGGTCGCGGGTCAACGTCAGGATGTGGTCGCTGAATCGGCTGTCCGTGAAGGAGTAGGCCGTGCTCCAGCGCACACTCCACTTTGGCGTAGGCTGGAAGGAGACGTTGCCGCTCAGAAGCTGGCTCTCCGCCCGGCCGGCAAAGCTCGCATCGCGGCGCGGGCGCACCAGCGAATAGTTGAGGGAGGCGTTCCAGCCGCCCCCGCCGCTCCCCAGAAAAGCGCTGCGCGCAGGCGCTGGCGTGCCCCGCCGTCCGATCAGGCTCAGCTCTTCCTCCCGCTCGGGGTCCAGGCGGGTCTCCCCCGGCGGCGGCGCCGCACGCGCCGAGTCCTTGACCTCCGCCGGCGTACGCCTCCGCCCCAACCCCAGCAACCGGAACAGCCAGGAGTCACTGCTCAAGGAGAAGGATGCGTTCATGTTGCTCAGGTGCGGCGCGAACTCCCGTGGCGTCGGCTGCCCGGGTGGCGCGCTCCCCGTAGTCCGGAACAGATCGTGGGTGAAGCTCAGGCTCAGCCCCCGCAGCAGGTCCGACGTGACCGTGTTGTTCAGCGTGGTCGTGACCAGTCCCTCTCCCTCCTCCCGCGCCTGCACGAAATCATAGACCACGGCACTGGTGCTCAGAGACAGGAGCGTGACCCGCCCCGACTGCGGCAGCCGCCGCGGCCCGGAGGCCGTGTCCAGGGCTGCCTCCCGAGTGGTGTCCGGCGCCGCGCCGCCCTCCTCCTGCTTCACCGCCTGCTTCGCCTCGATCGTCTGGCTCAGCCCGATCTCGAGCCGGTTCTGCTCCCGGATTTCCGCCACGCCGAACACGTCGCGCCGGACGCTGTCCGCAGCGACGGCCGGCGAATAGCGGTAGGTGATGATCGGCGAAAGCCGATGCCGGATCCGGCTGTAGGGCCCTACACCCGGCCAGAAGCCAAAGAAGTCCGTCTTGAGACTGGCACTCACATCCAGACGCGTCGGGCCCGCCAGAAGCTGGCCCGCCGTCTTGGGCGACTCACGCCACTGCCCTCCTAGCTGAATGGCCGGCGTCAACGTGCTCGTCCCGAACAGCCGCTGCTGGTAGTTTACGCTGCTGCTCCAACTCAAGCGCCGATCCGTTTCCTTCCCCAGCGTATCCACGCCCGGCTTGGCCTGCCGCACATCCTGCGCAAGGTCGAAGCGCTGGTTCCAGGAAAGCGCGCCCAGGCTTATGCCGCTGCCGATGCCCGCCTCGAAAGCTGAGCGGTCCCGCACCGTCGGGCTCGAGATGGTGTCCGCCACATCCACACGGTTCATTCGCAGGTTTGCGCTCCCCGTCCACGTCGCGTTGCGGTACCAGCTCGCCTGCGCCCCAGGCGCCCGGAACAGCGTCAGCGGCGAGAGCACGAGCCCTACCGAGGGCAGGACCAGCTCCACCTGACCGGTGGTCAGGAACTGGCGGCGGGAGGCATCCAAACTCAGGCTGCCCCAATCGAAGCGATGACTCAGGCCGGCATTGGAATCAATGGACCGGTTCAGCTCCCGCGGGTCGAAGGTGTTGCGGCGGACGAACTCGCTGGAGGTGGTATAGTTCGCATTTACCCTTACGCTGGTCCGCTCCCCCGGCTGCCAGCTATGGTGGCTGGAAAGCGTCAGGTTGCGGCGCCCGTTGGCCTCCCAAAAACGCCGGAAATCGATGCCCCCGTCCAGGAACTGCCTCACCCAGCGGTACTGGAAGTTGCCGTTCAGCGCTGTCCAGTTCTGACTGAACCAGTCCAGCGCGAGCTGTGCGCCCATGTAATCGTTGATGGCCCAGAAGAAGCCCACGTCCGAGACACGGCGCCGGTAGCCGCTGCTGGTGCGCGCCACGTCATTGATGCCAAAGCGCGGCGCCAGCAGCCCGCTTCTGCGGCCTTGCTTCAGGCTCTGCACCATGAAGGGCAGCCAGAACACCGGGACGTCAGCGAAGTTCAGCGTCACGTCCCGCGCGACCAGCACGTTGTCGTTCACCAGCTTCATGCGCCGGGCCGCGAAATGATAGTGCGGCACGTCCAGCTCGCAGGAGGTGAATTCCGAGTGCCGTCCGTAAATGCGGTCCGAGCCGGCCGTGTACACCCGCTCGCCGTGCACCACCCAGTTCGCCCCCTGGCTGAACCGCGTGCGCGCGCCCAGTGCCACGCCCACGTCCCGCCCGACGTCGTAGCAGACCTGCTCGCTCTCGACCGGGGCGCTCTCTCCGCTGAGCACTGGCTTGCCGTAGCCGCAAACGATTTCGCGCTCGAGATCGTACACCAGCGCCGAATCCGCACTCATGGCCTGCCCCGCCCGCACGATCTGCGCTTTGCCCGGTAGCTCGACGCGGCCGCTGTCACTCACGAAATGGGCGCCGCTGCCCCAATACTCGGTAGCAATGTAGCCCGGGAGTGTAGCCAGCGCGGCCATGACCGAATCGCGCTCGGCGTCCATGCCCCGGCCGCCAGGCCGAGCCATAGCCGACACGGCTCCTGCCGCAGCGCGGGCCGGGCCGTCCCGCCGCGGCGGCGTAACTGCCGCACTTTCGGCCGGGACCTCGACCACGCTGGAATCTGCTCCCGCCCGCCCGGCCGGGCTGGACACGCGCAGCTTTTCCAGAAGCCGCTCCCGCTCCCCAGGGCTCAACTCCCGCTCCTGGCCCACGGCCGGCGCGGCAAAGAGCAACAGCGCTGCCGCTGAGAGGCCAAGGATCGGCCTGACGGGCCGCCGCAGCCGCCAGCCCCGGCCTCTGACTCCGCACGGCCAGCCGCCGCTCATGCTTCCCCCCACCCTTCCTCGATGACGGGCGCGCGGGAGCGCTCGACCAGCTTGGCCAGCCCGATGCTCAGCTCGTAAAGCAGTACCAGCGGCACCATCATGAACAGGGTCAGCATGATCACATCGCCGGGAGTGATCAGGCTCGCCACAATGGTGATGGCGACCAGCGCGTGCCGGCGCTTCGAGGCCAGCATCCGCGAGTCCACCACGCCCAGAGCAGCGAGCAGGAGCACGACGACGGGCAGCTCGAAGATGGCCCCGAAGGCGAGCAGCAGCTTGATGATAAAGCCGAGGTACGGTCCCACCACGATATTCTGCTCCAGGCTCTCGGCCTGGAATCCCATCATGAAGCGCAGCGTGACGGGGAGCGCCAGGAAGTAGGCCAGGGCGACGCCCGCCGCGAACAGCACGAGGCCCAGGTAGAGCGACGGGATGATCGCGCGCTTCTCCTGCGGCAGCAGCGCCGGCGCGAGGAAGGCCCAGGCCTCGTAAATAATGATGGGCGAGGCGAGCAACGCACCCACGACCAGGGCCAGCTTGATCGTGATCAGGAACGGCTCGGTCGGACTCAAGTACTTCAGTCGGCTCCCGCCCAGCAACGGGCGGATCGGCTCGATCAGCAGGGTCAGCACGTCGAAGCGCGTCACCACCACGAAGCCAATGGCCACACCCACCAGCAGGGCGAGCAAGCTCCAGATGATCCGCCAGCGCAGCTCCTCCAGGTGGTCGAGGAACGGCATTTCCTCGGTCCGGCCGGCGCCGCGCCAGGCCCGCAACAATCGGGGCGCCTTCACAATGGCAGCTCCGCCTGCCCCTCATCCATTGCCGCCCGCGCGCGCCGGGCGTTCAGTTCCCGCAGCTCTTCCTCGAACTCGTCGATGTCCTGGAAGTCCCGGTAGACTGAGGCAAAGCGGACGTATGCCACGTGATCGCGCGCCTTCAGCCGCTCCATGACCATGCTGCCGATCACGCGGCTCTCCGCCTCATCCGAACCCTGCCGCCCCAGCTCATCCTCGATCTGGTCCACCAGCGCTTCGATCTCCGAGAAGGTGATCGGGCGTTTCGCGCACGCCAGGCCGATCGAGCGCAGCAGTTTGTGCCGATCATACGCTTCCACCGAGCCGTCCCGCTTGACCACCTGCAGCGAGCGCTCCTCGACGTACTCGTACGTCGTGAAGCGGCGGCCGCAGCTCAAGCATTCGCGCCGCCGTCGCACCGCCCGCCCCTGCCGGCTGATACGGGAGTCGACGACCCGGTCTTCCATCTGCTGGCAGTAAGGACAGCGCATTCGTTTGAGCTCGTCGCGGGCCGTGCCCCGCCTCCATTGCGCGACACCGGAGACCCCGCAGAGGCGAACGGCCCCGCAGAGGCTCCGGTGTCTTCGAGCGCGAGCCGAAAATCCGGCGCCCGTCTCAGCCGCGGCGCCGCAGCTTACTCAGCTTCTCCTGGGCCGACCGGGCCTCGTCTGATCTCGCATAGTTGGACACGACCCGTTGAAAGTACTCCGTCGCCCGGGCAATGTTTCCCTGCTCCTCCGCCACCACCCCCGCGCGGTACAACGCCGCGGGCGCGCGCGCCGAGTTGGGAAACAGCTCGACCACCCGCTCGAACTCGCGTAGCGCACGGTCGTGCTGCCCATCCAGATAGTACGTTTCCGCCAGGTTGAATTGCGCATCCGGAGCGCGCTCGTGCGTGCCGTACTTCTGCAGGATCTCCTCGAACGCTCGCCGCGCCGTCTGCGCCGCGCCACGCTGCAACTGCTCCACGCCGATCGCGTACAACTGCTCCGGACTGCCGCGCGCCGGCGCGGGCGCCACCGCCGCCGTTGCCGCGGGCGTAGGGCCGAGCTCCTGACTGCGCGTCTCGAGCTGCCGCCTGAGCTCCTGCAGTCGGCTGTGGCTCTGCCCCGTCAGCTCCTGGATCTGCAGGAGCTGCTGCTCAATCTGCAGCAGACGGTGCCCCAGATCGCCCCGCACCCGCTGCATCAGTTCCGATGTCGAATGCAGACTGTCCTGCAGCTCCCGATTCTGCCGCCGCAGCTCCAGAAACACCGAGTCCTGCCGCGCCTGCAGCCCCAGCACAGACTCGCGCAGGGTCTTCACGTCCTTCTTCGTCGCGCAGGCGGATGTCGCGGCCGCCGCCGCCAGAGGCAGCAGCAGCAGCCGCGCCGTGCACGCCACTGCCCGGCGAGCCATGTGCGGAATACGAGCCGGGCGGCCGGCCCCGACGCGTTTGACGGAACCGGCGTCCGCCCGGACTCTTCCTGCTGCGCTGGGGCCCCTCGGCCTCACCGCGTCCCCGCCGCCCCGCCCAGCGTCTCCTCGCCCGCGATAATGTGGAACTCGGCCCGCCGATTCTGGGCCCAGGCATCCTCGTTGTGCTCCGGAATCAACGGGCTCTCCTCGCCCCGGCTCGCCAGCTCGAAGCGCGCAGGCTCCAGCCCGTACCCCGCCAGGAAGTCCCGCGCCGCAGCCGCCCGCCGCATGCCCAGGGCAAGGTTGTATTCGACGGAGCCGCGCTCGTCCGCGTGCCCCTCGATGCGCAAGCGCAGCTCCGGGCGAGCCCGCAAGATGCCGACTTTGCGCACCAGGACTTCCTCGCCGTCGGCGCGGATCTCCGAGCGGTCGAAGTCAAAATTGACCATCTCGGCCACAATCTCCCGCGCCCGGGCCGACTCCTCGGCCGCCGCCGCCGCCCGCGTACGTGCCTCCTCGGCCGCGCGCCGCCGCGCCTCCTCTTCCGCCCGCCGTCGCGCCTCCTCCTCGGCGCGCAGCCGGGCCTCGTCCTCCGCCTGACGCTGCGCCTCCAGTTCCGCAGCCGACGGCGTTGGCTGCTCGGGCTCCCCACGGCCGCAGGCGCCCAGCATCAGCAGGCCGATCAGTGCGGGGACAACGAGTGTGCAGTGCCTCATCGCATCTCCTTGTGGTGAAGAGTGGATACCTGCCTTCGGGCCGCAGCGACTAAAGACCACGGGCTGCCCGTGCCGACGCGCGCAGCAGCGTCGGCGACCAGTCGGGCAGCAGAAAGCGACCACCAAGGATCAACGGCCGCGTGCGGCCGGTCACCGTGTCGATAACATACAATCCTGCCCCGTCCCCGTGCACCCCACTGAACACCAGGTGCCGCCCGTCCGGCGCCCAGCTCGGGTCCTCGTTCCTCCCCTCGGACGTGAGCTGCTGGACCGGCGCACCCGGCCGCGCCGCGTCCGCCACCATGATCTGGTGCGCGCCGCGCGAGCGGCCATGGAACGCGACCAGCGTCCCTTCCGGGGCCCAGGCCGGTGAAGTGTAAAAGCCCGGCTCGCCATAAACAAACGGGGAGATCAGCGTCGCCTCCCCACCCTCGACCGACATCACATAGATATGAGGCTGTCCCAGCCGGTTCGAGTTGAACGCCAGACGCCGGCCGTCCGGCGAATAGCTGGGCGAAAGGTCGTCGCGCGCCGCGCGGGTCAGCCGCCTGAGGCAGCAGCGGCGCGCCAGATCGTACTCGTGCAGCTCGAGTCCGGATCCCGTCCACGCCGCGAAGGCCAGCCGCTCCCCGTTCGGTGAGTAGGCGGGCGTGATCGCCATGCCGCCCGCACGGCCGTAAATCACCCGCGTCTCCCCGCCGTTCAGCTCCCGCTCCAGCAACTGCCAGTTGCCCGGCGTCGTTTCCGCCGCATACGCTAGTCGCTCGCCGTCCGGCGACCACGCCGGCGAGACCAGGCCGCGCGACGATACCGCAACCCGACTGACGTTCTCGCCGTCCGACTCCACCGCCAGGATCTCGCCGCTGCCGTCGCCGTTGCGACGGACGAAGGCAATGCGTGACGCGGCCATTCCCGGCTTCCCCGTCAGCCAGCGTACCACCTGGTCTGCGGCCGCGTGGACGGCCATGCGCAACTCCCGCGCGCCGGTGTGCGGCAGCGGGAACGCCTGCATCTGCTTGACGGAGCCGTAGACGACGTCGTGCGCCGCAAGCCGCAGCAGCGAGCCGCCACCCTCCGCTGCCTCGATGCTCCCCGTCACCAGGTATACCACCCCGAGGCTGTTCCATAACCGGTACTCGATCAGCCCCGTGGCCAGCCGCTCCGGCACTTCGGCCGTCTGGAAGCGATCACTGTAATCCAGGTCAGTGCGCAGAATCGTGTGGATTTCCTGTGCTGTAGCCGCCAACTCCGGCTCGGCCGTCAGCGGCCGCACGGCCAGCATGGGCCGGAACACCGGCTGGTAGATCATCCCCAACCGCACCCCGGTGGGCAGTCGGCTGGTGTCCTGCTGCGCCGCCAGCGAAGGCGTGCACAGCCACGGAACCAGCAGCAGCAGCGCTTTACCCTTCATCGCCTCTCACTTCTCGCACGGCGGGCTCCCCGGCGGCTGGAAACAAAAGCTGATGGGCAGGCGGTCGCCCTCGAACCCTTCGGGCAGCCGGCCGAATGCCTTACGCCTCCCCGCCTGCTCCACCGCACCCATCGCCTCGAAGTTGAAAGCCACGTCGCCCGAGCCCCGTACCAGGCGAATGTCCTCCACCGAGCCATCGCGCAGGATCACGAAATAGACCACGGCCTCCGGGCCGCTCCGCCCGGTCCAGCGAAAGTAGCGGTGAAGCTGCTGAATGATGTTCTCCAGATACTCCGGGTACGGGAACTGCTCCCCCGAGAGCTGCACGTTCAGACCCGTGCCGCCCGGACTGCTCGCGTCAGGGTTGCGACCTTTGGTCGGCGCCGACTCCTTCCTTGGCTGGGCCGCCGCCGGTAGCTGCACCTTCGCCGGCGCCTTCCTGGCCGGCTGCGGCGGCGCGGGCACGGGCGGCGGCGGCTGCTGCGGCTTCACCACGCGCGGCAGTTCCGCCGCAGGCGCCGGCGGCACCACTTCCGGCTCGCCCGCCTGCTGCGGCGGCGGCGAGACGATATTCACCCGGTACACGCGGAACTCGGGCATGGCTGGCCGGGGCGCGAAGCCGGAGAACCAGAGCGCCGTCCCGGCCAGGGCGTGGAGCAGCAGCGAGCCGGCCACCGCGATGCTGCCCGGGTGGGCGTGGGCGGCAGCGGCGGGCCGGCGCCGGGCAACGTAGCGCCGCCCCAATCGCTCGGCCAGCATCACGGCGCCTCCACTTCCGGATCTGCCACCAATCCCACTTCCGTCACGTCCAGCTTCTTCATCAGGCCCAGCACCTGCAGCACGCGGCCGTAGGGCACGTCACGGTCGCCCTTCAGGTACGCGTTCCTGGTGCCCTTCCCCCGCACGTATTGGGGGAAGATCTCCTCGAAGTCGGCGAGCGAACGCACGGGCAGGTCGCCCAGATAGATGTTCCCATCCCGCGACACCGTCACGATCAGTCCTTCCGTGGCCGTGATCGGCGCCGAGGAAGCCTTGGGAAGCTGTACCTCCACACCCCCCTGCAGCATGGGCGCCGTGATCATGAAAATGATGAGCAGCACCAGCGCCACATCCACCAGATTGATCAGGTTGATGTCCACGCTCTCGGGAAGCGATTGACGACGACGCCGGCACGGCTCCCACATGCCTAGATCCGCCCCTCCCGCGCCAGCGTTCCAATGAACTCGCTCGTGAAGCCTTCCAGCTCGCCGCCAAAGAAGTTCAGCCGGCTCATGAAGTAGTTGTAAGCGATCGCCGCAGGAATCGCCGCCACCAGCCCCGCCACCGTGGCAATCAGCGCCTCGGCAATCCCCGGCGCGACCGCCCCGATATTGGCGGTACCGGCCGCCGTAATGCCCAGGAAGGCGTCCATCACCCCCACCACCGTCCCCAACAGCCCCAGCAGCGGAGCGACGGTACCGATGATGGCGAGCCAGACCAGTCCCGCCGCCAGGTCATCCTGCTCCTCGCCCTGCACTTTCTCGAGCACCAGCCGCAGCGCCTGCAACTGCGCCTCGCTCAGTCCCACGCTCACCGACGGGTTGTCGCGAAACGCGCCCGGCCGCAGCTCGG belongs to Gemmatimonadota bacterium and includes:
- a CDS encoding LPS-assembly protein LptD, which encodes MSGGWPCGVRGRGWRLRRPVRPILGLSAAALLLFAAPAVGQERELSPGERERLLEKLRVSSPAGRAGADSSVVEVPAESAAVTPPRRDGPARAAAGAVSAMARPGGRGMDAERDSVMAALATLPGYIATEYWGSGAHFVSDSGRVELPGKAQIVRAGQAMSADSALVYDLEREIVCGYGKPVLSGESAPVESEQVCYDVGRDVGVALGARTRFSQGANWVVHGERVYTAGSDRIYGRHSEFTSCELDVPHYHFAARRMKLVNDNVLVARDVTLNFADVPVFWLPFMVQSLKQGRRSGLLAPRFGINDVARTSSGYRRRVSDVGFFWAINDYMGAQLALDWFSQNWTALNGNFQYRWVRQFLDGGIDFRRFWEANGRRNLTLSSHHSWQPGERTSVRVNANYTTSSEFVRRNTFDPRELNRSIDSNAGLSHRFDWGSLSLDASRRQFLTTGQVELVLPSVGLVLSPLTLFRAPGAQASWYRNATWTGSANLRMNRVDVADTISSPTVRDRSAFEAGIGSGISLGALSWNQRFDLAQDVRQAKPGVDTLGKETDRRLSWSSSVNYQQRLFGTSTLTPAIQLGGQWRESPKTAGQLLAGPTRLDVSASLKTDFFGFWPGVGPYSRIRHRLSPIITYRYSPAVAADSVRRDVFGVAEIREQNRLEIGLSQTIEAKQAVKQEEGGAAPDTTREAALDTASGPRRLPQSGRVTLLSLSTSAVVYDFVQAREEGEGLVTTTLNNTVTSDLLRGLSLSFTHDLFRTTGSAPPGQPTPREFAPHLSNMNASFSLSSDSWLFRLLGLGRRRTPAEVKDSARAAPPPGETRLDPEREEELSLIGRRGTPAPARSAFLGSGGGGWNASLNYSLVRPRRDASFAGRAESQLLSGNVSFQPTPKWSVRWSTAYSFTDSRFSDHILTLTRDLHDWQANFDFVKAQNGNFSFQFRVHLLANPDIKLDYEQRGESLRTP
- the nrdR gene encoding transcriptional repressor NrdR; amino-acid sequence: MRCPYCQQMEDRVVDSRISRQGRAVRRRRECLSCGRRFTTYEYVEERSLQVVKRDGSVEAYDRHKLLRSIGLACAKRPITFSEIEALVDQIEDELGRQGSDEAESRVIGSMVMERLKARDHVAYVRFASVYRDFQDIDEFEEELRELNARRARAAMDEGQAELPL
- the tatC gene encoding twin-arginine translocase subunit TatC, whose protein sequence is MKAPRLLRAWRGAGRTEEMPFLDHLEELRWRIIWSLLALLVGVAIGFVVVTRFDVLTLLIEPIRPLLGGSRLKYLSPTEPFLITIKLALVVGALLASPIIIYEAWAFLAPALLPQEKRAIIPSLYLGLVLFAAGVALAYFLALPVTLRFMMGFQAESLEQNIVVGPYLGFIIKLLLAFGAIFELPVVVLLLAALGVVDSRMLASKRRHALVAITIVASLITPGDVIMLTLFMMVPLVLLYELSIGLAKLVERSRAPVIEEGWGEA
- a CDS encoding PD40 domain-containing protein, producing MKGKALLLLVPWLCTPSLAAQQDTSRLPTGVRLGMIYQPVFRPMLAVRPLTAEPELAATAQEIHTILRTDLDYSDRFQTAEVPERLATGLIEYRLWNSLGVVYLVTGSIEAAEGGGSLLRLAAHDVVYGSVKQMQAFPLPHTGARELRMAVHAAADQVVRWLTGKPGMAASRIAFVRRNGDGSGEILAVESDGENVSRVAVSSRGLVSPAWSPDGERLAYAAETTPGNWQLLERELNGGETRVIYGRAGGMAITPAYSPNGERLAFAAWTGSGLELHEYDLARRCCLRRLTRAARDDLSPSYSPDGRRLAFNSNRLGQPHIYVMSVEGGEATLISPFVYGEPGFYTSPAWAPEGTLVAFHGRSRGAHQIMVADAARPGAPVQQLTSEGRNEDPSWAPDGRHLVFSGVHGDGAGLYVIDTVTGRTRPLILGGRFLLPDWSPTLLRASARAARGL
- a CDS encoding MotA/TolQ/ExbB proton channel family protein: MNVVAQLGRRSPQGAFEMLLEAGPETQIILIVSALFSLISWLIIFWKLGQFRRLKRQAAAFLRTIEGTERLEDVYNSLHRLPDSPYTRLFRHGVLFFTELRPGAFRDNPSVSVGLSEAQLQALRLVLEKVQGEEQDDLAAGLVWLAIIGTVAPLLGLLGTVVGVMDAFLGITAAGTANIGAVAPGIAEALIATVAGLVAAIPAAIAYNYFMSRLNFFGGELEGFTSEFIGTLAREGRI
- a CDS encoding TonB C-terminal domain-containing protein — encoded protein: MMLAERLGRRYVARRRPAAAAHAHPGSIAVAGSLLLHALAGTALWFSGFAPRPAMPEFRVYRVNIVSPPPQQAGEPEVVPPAPAAELPRVVKPQQPPPPVPAPPQPARKAPAKVQLPAAAQPRKESAPTKGRNPDASSPGGTGLNVQLSGEQFPYPEYLENIIQQLHRYFRWTGRSGPEAVVYFVILRDGSVEDIRLVRGSGDVAFNFEAMGAVEQAGRRKAFGRLPEGFEGDRLPISFCFQPPGSPPCEK
- a CDS encoding biopolymer transporter ExbD; translation: MWEPCRRRRQSLPESVDINLINLVDVALVLLIIFMITAPMLQGGVEVQLPKASSAPITATEGLIVTVSRDGNIYLGDLPVRSLADFEEIFPQYVRGKGTRNAYLKGDRDVPYGRVLQVLGLMKKLDVTEVGLVADPEVEAP
- a CDS encoding tetratricopeptide repeat protein, whose translation is MARRAVACTARLLLLPLAAAAATSACATKKDVKTLRESVLGLQARQDSVFLELRRQNRELQDSLHSTSELMQRVRGDLGHRLLQIEQQLLQIQELTGQSHSRLQELRRQLETRSQELGPTPAATAAVAPAPARGSPEQLYAIGVEQLQRGAAQTARRAFEEILQKYGTHERAPDAQFNLAETYYLDGQHDRALREFERVVELFPNSARAPAALYRAGVVAEEQGNIARATEYFQRVVSNYARSDEARSAQEKLSKLRRRG
- a CDS encoding OmpA family protein — translated: MRHCTLVVPALIGLLMLGACGRGEPEQPTPSAAELEAQRQAEDEARLRAEEEARRRAEEEARRRAAEEARTRAAAAAEESARAREIVAEMVNFDFDRSEIRADGEEVLVRKVGILRARPELRLRIEGHADERGSVEYNLALGMRRAAAARDFLAGYGLEPARFELASRGEESPLIPEHNEDAWAQNRRAEFHIIAGEETLGGAAGTR